A genomic region of Neisseria cinerea contains the following coding sequences:
- a CDS encoding DNA ligase, with protein MIKKTIRGIIPIFTAVFIPASAGAADLMLAQEYKDQEIAGWAMSEKLDGVRAYWDGKHLMSRQGYAFAPPKGFTAQFPPYPLDGELYSGRGQFEQISAAVRSASSDWRGIRLHVFDVPKAQGNLYQRLAVATQWLKTHPNAPITIIQQIKVRDRQHAMDFLKQIEAQGGEGVMLRQPESRYSGGRSSQLLKLKSQYDDECTVTRHYEGKGRNAGRLGAVGCKNRHGEFRIGSGFKDKDRDNPPKIGTLITYHYRGFTQKGTPKFATFVRVRTDR; from the coding sequence ATGATTAAGAAGACAATCAGGGGCATCATACCGATTTTTACGGCGGTTTTCATCCCTGCATCGGCAGGCGCGGCGGATTTGATGCTGGCGCAGGAATACAAAGACCAAGAGATTGCAGGCTGGGCGATGAGCGAGAAACTCGACGGCGTGCGCGCCTATTGGGACGGAAAGCACCTGATGAGCCGTCAGGGGTATGCGTTTGCTCCGCCCAAAGGTTTTACCGCGCAGTTTCCGCCTTATCCTTTGGACGGCGAATTGTATAGCGGACGCGGTCAGTTCGAGCAGATTTCCGCCGCCGTGCGTTCTGCTTCTTCAGACTGGCGCGGCATCCGCCTGCACGTTTTCGACGTACCCAAGGCGCAGGGCAACCTCTACCAACGTTTGGCAGTCGCAACGCAATGGCTGAAAACGCATCCGAACGCGCCGATTACCATCATCCAGCAAATCAAAGTGCGCGATCGGCAACACGCGATGGACTTTTTAAAACAAATCGAAGCGCAGGGCGGCGAAGGCGTGATGCTGCGCCAGCCCGAATCCCGTTACAGCGGCGGCAGGAGCAGCCAATTATTGAAGCTGAAAAGCCAATACGACGACGAATGCACGGTAACGCGGCACTATGAGGGCAAAGGGCGCAATGCCGGACGGTTGGGCGCGGTCGGCTGCAAAAACCGGCACGGCGAATTCCGCATCGGCAGCGGCTTCAAAGACAAAGACCGCGACAACCCGCCCAAAATCGGCACGCTGATTACCTACCACTACCGTGGCTTTACGCAGAAAGGTACGCCGAAATTTGCCACATTTGTGCGCGTGCGTACCGACCGCTGA
- a CDS encoding MBL fold metallo-hydrolase, which translates to MTLRYEILSVTPFRQNCTLIWDDESGEAVLTDVGGDVPFLLQELANRKLTLTAIWLTHGHLDHAGGVVEMLKTRNVPVLGPHPDDEFLLQSLPQTTAQYGFPVSPAFAPTRWLEEGETLTVGRYAFQVLHIPGHTPGHVVFYCAEAELLIAGDVLFYETIGRTDFPRGNHADLINNIRNKLFALPETVQVVAGHERMTSIGHEKRHNPFF; encoded by the coding sequence ATGACCCTACGTTACGAAATCCTCTCCGTTACCCCCTTCCGCCAAAACTGCACCCTGATTTGGGACGACGAAAGCGGCGAAGCCGTCCTGACCGATGTCGGCGGCGACGTGCCGTTCCTGCTGCAAGAGTTGGCAAACCGCAAACTTACGCTCACGGCAATCTGGCTGACGCACGGCCATCTCGATCATGCAGGCGGCGTGGTCGAGATGCTGAAAACGCGTAACGTTCCCGTCCTCGGGCCGCATCCGGACGATGAATTCCTGCTCCAATCTCTGCCGCAAACCACCGCGCAATACGGATTTCCCGTCTCGCCCGCCTTTGCGCCGACACGTTGGCTCGAAGAAGGCGAAACGCTCACGGTCGGACGCTATGCCTTTCAAGTGCTGCATATTCCGGGTCATACGCCGGGACATGTCGTCTTTTATTGTGCCGAGGCGGAATTGCTGATTGCAGGCGACGTGCTGTTTTACGAAACCATAGGCAGAACCGATTTTCCGCGCGGCAATCACGCCGACTTAATCAATAATATCCGCAACAAATTATTCGCCCTCCCCGAAACCGTGCAAGTTGTCGCCGGACACGAGCGTA